One genomic segment of Ipomoea triloba cultivar NCNSP0323 chromosome 9, ASM357664v1 includes these proteins:
- the LOC116030725 gene encoding cationic amino acid transporter 9, chloroplastic-like has translation MRAEKRPDDTSSSSTSCFAHFWSSARRSKPLAPPSDAAVRTVSGEGLVRRLGLFDLILLGIGASIGAGIFVVTGTVAHDAGPGVTISFLIAGLSCVLNALCYAELASRFPAVVGGAYLYTYTAFNELTAFLVFAQLMLDYHIGAASIARSLASYVINALELIPFFKDSIPNWVGHGSEEYLGAFSFNLLAPIVLIVLTIVLCRGVGESSMLNSIMTVTKVVIVIIVIIVGTFEVDVSNWTPYAPNGFKAILTGATVVFFAYVGFDAVANSAEESKRPQRDLPLGIVGSLLVCIVLYIAVCLVITGMVPYKLLGGDAPLAEAFNDKGLKYVSVLISIGAIAGLTTTLMVGLYVQSRLYLGLGRDGLLPLIFAKVHPTRHTPVHSQVWVGIVAIILAGLFNVELLSHILSVGSLTGYSVVAACVVSLRLKDKPVNQVSAGRVSNRDEGIICLILVAFCGFAAGALYRFGASFAFMIVAAVIAIIAAAALHFRQVYTNPPGFSCPGVPVVPAVCIFLNIFLFAQLHYEAWVRFIVLCIITVGCYALYGQYHSNPLGASSLVTYHRAPSDEANA, from the exons ATGAGGGCCGAGAAGCGCCCCGACGATACTTCATCCTCGTCCACCTCATGCTTCGCTCACTTTTGGTCATCCGCTAGGCGGTCCAAACCTCTAGCTCCGCCGTCCGACGCCGCCGTCCGTACAGTCTCCGGCGAGGGGCTCGTACGCCGCCTTGGCCTCTTCGATCTCATTCTCCTAGGTATTGGCGCCTCCATTGGAGCTGGAATCTTTGTCGTCACCGGTACCGTTGCCCACGATGCGGGTCCCG GTGTCACTATCAGTTTCTTAATTGCAGGACTATCCTGTGTTCTCAATGCACTCTGCTATGCTGAACTCGCGTCACGCTTTCCTGCAGTTGTTGGTGGAGCTTACTTATACACATACACAGCTTTCAATGAGCTTACTGCTTTTCTTGTTTTTGCTCAGTTGATGCTTGACTATCATATTGGTGCAGCTAGCATTGCACGTAGTTTAGCAAGCTATGTAATTAATGCATTAGAGCTCATTCCCTTTTTCAAGGATAGCATTCCCAACTGGGTTGGGCATGGTAGTGAAGAGTATTTGGGAGCATTTTCTTTTAACCTATTAGCTCCAATTGTACTCATAGTTCTGACAATAGTTCTGTGTCGGGGTGTTGGAGAATCCTCTATGTTGAATTCAATAATGACAGTGACGAAG GTAGTTATTGTTATCATTGTCATCATTGTTGGAACTTTTGAGGTTGATGTTTCAAATTGGACCCCATATGCTCCAAATGGTTTTAAAGCAATATTAACTGGAGCAACTGTGGTATTTTTTGCGTATGTTGGATTTGATGCAGTTGCTAATTCTGCTGAAGAGTCTAAGAGACCACAG AGAGACTTGCCATTAGGCATAGTAGGGAGCCTCCTTGTCTGTATAGTACTATACATTGCTGTCTGCTTAGTGATTACTGGGATGGTCCCATACAAACTCCTTGGTGGTGATGCTCCTTTGGCTGAGGCTTTCAATGACAAGGGCTTGAAATATGTATCAGTGCTGATAAGCATTGGTGCTATTGCAGGACTCACAACAACTCTTATGGTAGGGCTTTATGTTCAG TCACGACTGTATCTTGGGCTTGGAAGGGATGGTTTATTGCCTTTAATATTTGCTAAAGTACATCCAACAAGGCATACTCCTGTTCATTCGCAAGTTTGGGTTGGGATCGTTGCCATCATTTTGGCTGGTCTATTTAATGTGGAACTGCTTTCGCACATTCTTTCAGTGGGATCCTTG ACAGGATATTCTGTTGTTGCAGCTTGTGTGGTATCCCTCCGTTTAAAGGATAAGCCTGTGAATCAGGTCTCCGCAGGGCGTGTTTCAAACAGGGATGAAGGCATCATTTGCCTCATCTTAGTTGCCTTTTGTGGGTTTGCTGCTGGAGCCCTTTACCGTTTTGGTGCTTCATTTGCTTTCATGATTGTAGCTGCAGTTATTGCCATCATTGCTGCCGCGGCTCTTCATTTCCGGCAA GTTTATACTAATCCACCGGGATTTTCTTGCCCAGGAGTTCCAGTTGTACCGGCTGTTTGTATCTTCCtgaacatttttctttttgcccAG TTGCACTACGAGGCCTGGGTGAGATTCATTGTTCTCTGCATCATTACAGTTGGTTGTTATGCACTTTACGGGCAGTATCATTCGAATCCTTTAGGTGCAAGCTCTTTGGTTACTTACCATAGGGCACCTTCAGATGAAGCTAATGCTTAA
- the LOC116028784 gene encoding uncharacterized protein LOC116028784, which yields MATPQSHFTPPHRKKTSKSSRSNFLGKSLIVILVLVIIPLFPSQAPDFIRQSIFPQLWELLHLMFIGIAVCYGLFSKRSSPTLDLQTHPRFDASSPAYLSGISNVSSIFDSGHENLYGSYGKIGMPESSRGFQNLGDECELDGDERCRSFVIRNECQGRNFSQTLMNSQHFIDESTVVVANRYHRTNPLSFVDNKPLGLPVRSLRSRVADTNKPDIDIDSDSHSEVDKTRILSGSAGASFRGNDSNVVKIRGMVPVNSDTEFEEAAANLMQGPRPRRRELGEETRRVNKPSSQYCRSQSASEFEFREFRHFRSTSFQQPPLSSRSSSKTSSPGSSTPPSSPSQEQQPNFEGKMDLEEEFPVSISQPTEISVHGDVASESSTGSSAEMNMQMEDEFDDMTNVSLGLGREEVGYAKPPSHSIGESEHEYIKSWSFWHPTPSETNSKSCSPTKHSPILSVSPELPNIEMHDHQEEKDVGAQSNSVSHPIVASINGEATCMSSSTGHRSEVWEKKINGEAKPISSRNQWSSSTEMNPQRPLRDSHKDVGKDVKEGSSLIGKRIGPLDSRVKPSPSPRRKVLLRGKSVRTIRASRLENDLKSNDSASAKSRSHCSPVESLSSVKSVNGGGCENGPVNTTGKGDLDTRPVPNSAFSPKQNGRKEASVVGDVLESREDSVSVLNNSDVSSDDEKPGSYLVDDVELGSEVDRKAGEFIAKFREQIRLQKVESFRRSTT from the coding sequence ATGGCGACACCTCAATCCCACTTCACACCTCCCCACCGGAAGAAAACAAGTAAGTCATCTCGCTCAAACTTCCTGGGCAAATCTCTGATTGTCATTCTTGTTCTTGTAATTATCCCACTGTTCCCTTCCCAAGCTCCCGACTTTATCAGACAAAGCATCTTTCCCCAGCTCTGGGAGCTCTTGCACCTCATGTTCATCGGCATTGCCGTGTGCTATGGTCTGTTTAGCAAGAGAAGTAGTCCCACACTGGATTTACAAACCCACCCAAGATTCGATGCCTCCTCACCTGCTTATTTGTCTGGGATTTCTAATGTGTCCTCAATTTTTGATAGTGGGCATGAAAATCTGTATGGGTCTTATGGGAAAATTGGCATGCCTGAGAGTAGTAGGGGTTTTCAGAACTTGGGAGATGAATGTGAACTAGATGGAGATGAGAGGTGCAGATCTTTTGTGATTAGAAATGAGTGTCAGGGGAGGAATTTCTCTCAGACTTTGATGAATTCTCAGCATTTTATAGATGAATCCACTGTTGTCGTGGCTAATCGATATCATAGGACTAACCCTCTCTCATTTGTTGATAATAAGCCCTTGGGGTTACCAGTTAGGAGCTTGAGATCAAGAGTAGCTGACACTAATAAGCCTGATATCGATATCGATAGTGATAGCCATAGTGAAGTTGACAAAACCAGGATTCTTTCTGGTTCTGCCGGGGCGTCTTTTAGGGGTAATGATAGTAATGTTGTGAAGATAAGAGGCATGGTGCCTGTGAATTCAGACACCGAGTTTGAGGAGGCTGCTGCAAATTTGATGCAGGGCCCGAGACCACGGAGGAGGGAGTTGGGAGAAGAAACGAGGAGAGTTAATAAGCCTAGTTCACAGTATTGTAGGTCTCAATCTGCTTCAGAATTTGAGTTTAGGGAGTTTAGGCACTTTAGATCAACGTCGTTTCAGCAGCCACCATTATCTTCTCGGAGTAGTTCCAAGACTTCTTCACCGGGTTCAAGCACACCCCCGTCCTCTCCCTCTCAAGAACAGCAGCCAAACTTCGAGGGAAAGATGGATCTTGAGGAGGAATTCCCAGTCTCGATTTCACAGCCAACAGAGATTTCGGTGCATGGAGATGTGGCATCAGAATCTAGCACCGGGTCTTCAGCAGAGATGAATATGCAGATGGAAGATGAGTTCGATGACATGACAAACGTGTCCTTGGGTTTGGGCAGAGAAGAAGTGGGCTATGCTAAACCTCCTTCCCATTCGATTGGAGAATCTGAGCATGAGTATATTAAATCTTGGTCATTCTGGCATCCAACACCTTCTGAAACCAATTCCAAGTCGTGTTCTCCAACAAAACATTCTCCCATCTTATCTGTCTCTCCCGAACTGCCAAATATCGAAATGCATGATCATCAGGAGGAAAAGGATGTTGGGGCTCAATCTAATTCGGTTTCACATCCAATAGTGGCATCAATAAATGGAGAAGCAACTTGCATgagcagctcaactggtcacaggagtgaagtttgggagaagaaaataaaTGGAGAAGCAAAGCCTATCTCTTCAAGGAATCAATGGTCTTCTTCTACGGAGATGAATCCACAGAGACCCTTGAGAGATAGTCACAAAGATGTTGGCAAGGATGTCAAAGAGGGCTCTTCACTCATAGGCAAAAGAATTGGCCCTTTGGACTCACGTGTAAAACCATCACCTTCACCCCGTCGTAAAGTTTTGTTAAGGGGAAAATCAGTGAGGACGATTAGAGCTAGTAGACTCGAGAATGATCTAAAATCAAATGACAGTGCTTCTGCTAAAAGCAGAAGTCATTGCAGTCCAGTTGAATCATTATCATCAGTGAAAAGCGTAAATGGAGGAGGTTGTGAAAATGGCCCTGTAAACACCACCGGGAAAGGTGACCTTGACACTCGCCCTGTTCCAAACTCAGCTTTTTCTCCAAAACAGAACGGGAGAAAAGAGGCCTCAGTTGTTGGTGACGTTTTGGAGTCCAGAGAAGATTCAGTCAGTGTGTTGAATAACTCCGATGTGAGTTCAGATGATGAAAAGCCTGGTTCTTACCTCGTTGATGATGTTGAACTAGGAAGCGAGGTTGATAGAAAAGCCGGTGAGTTCATAGCAAAGTTTAGAGAGCAAATCAGGCTTCAGAAGGTTGAATCATTTCGACGATCCACCACCTGA